From a single Thalassophryne amazonica chromosome 7, fThaAma1.1, whole genome shotgun sequence genomic region:
- the LOC117513969 gene encoding protein rapunzel-like, translating to MTNPLEKFVAQKKEAIEAVMDMLEKGAEVLASTVGEMFPLCEAAAPVLRLALDNVQSKEVFFVKKQFVTVRSKLDMLSTQLEEIDCEIKKGQLDSQYFSVEENIRNQFRKYLDILEAKPEFREVKTRLFLEHFTKTGGEKNLFVLYDALMGTNSFGESVLDVVERYVARNRRLLEDFCVRMKELFCLGLIALLGHCALTQTPDEEKDKIQNWSSKIEEVESKMKATIESCVAAFPEQAKLDSQHFLQETEDQNLQDTTKQLIEFLTKKYDWVSWSVRLINHSGSTYRNWRAGEHFHHVAGQNWFEVLQVNNINLVVSYSTKPQPVPRDSIQQVMESQAKKGNAPAVVEVLEKQLSGFVVHAVSRHKESAAAWSFPEECHYWERHKNVAVCVHSE from the exons ATGACAAATCCACTGGAAAAGTTTGTGGCCCAGAAGAAAGAGGCAATTGAGGCAGTGATGGATATGTTGGAGAAGGGGGCTGAAGTGCTGGCCAGCACTGTGGGGGAGATGTTTCCTCTTTGCGAGGCTGCTGCTCCAGTTCTTCGCCTCGCCTTAGACAATGTTCAAAGCAAAGAGGTCTTTTTTGTCAAGAAACAATTTGTaacagtgaggagcaaactggacaTGCTCTCCACCCAGCTGGAAGAAATTGATTGCGAGATCAAAAAGGGCCAACTTGATTCACAGTATTTTTCTGTTGAGGAGAATATAAGGAACCAGTTTCGGAAGTACCTGGACATCCTGGAAGCAAAACCAGAATTCCGAGAGGTGAAGACCAGGCTTTTCCTGGAGcactttaccaaaactggaggagAGAAGAACCTGTTTGTGCTGTATGATGCTCTGATGGGCACTAACAGCTTTGGAGAATCAGTTCTAGATGTGGTAGAAAg GTATGTTGCAAGGAACCGCCGCCTTCTAGAAGACTTCTGTGTGCGGATGAAGGAGCTCTTCTGCTTGGGTTTGATTGCCCTTTTAGGCCACTGTGCCCTTACCCAAACCCCAGATGAAGAAAAGGACAAAATACAGAACTGGAGCAGCAAAATTGAAGAAGTAGAGTCTAAGATGAAGGCAACCATCGAGTCATGTGTAGCTGCCTTTCCTGAGCAAGCCAAATTAGACTCCCAGCACTTCCTGCAAGAAACTGAAGACCAGAACCTGCAAGATACAACTAAACAGCTTATAGAGTTCTTAACCAAAAAGTATGATTGGGTCAGCTGGTCAGTGAGGCTCATCAACCATTCAGGAAGCACTTACAGAAACTGGCGAGCAGGTGAGCACTTTCATCATGTGGCCGGACAAAACTGGTTTGAGGTACTGCAGGTGAACAACATCAACCTGGTAGTGTCCTATAGCACCAAACCTCAGCCGGTACCACGAGACTCCATTCAGCAGGTGATGGAGAGCCAGGCAAAGAAGGGAAATGCTCCAGCAGTGGTGGAGGTCCTGGAGAAGCAGCTGAGTGGCTTTGTAGTTCATGCTGTCAGTCGTCACAAGGAGAGTGCAGCCGCGTGGAGCTTTCCAGAAGAATGTCACTACTGGGAGAGACACAAGAACGTGGCAGTTTGCGTGCACTCGGAGTAA